The following DNA comes from Bacillota bacterium.
ATTGGCTCTTCAGGGTGCCGACATTATTGTACACCCAACAATGTGGATAGACTATACGGGTAATTTATGCGAGTCATTAGTAAATGCCAGAGCAATTGATAATCAAGTATATATTGTTACCAGCCATTATGTTGAAATGCCTTATCTGTCAGGAAGAGCTATGGGTCATTCCCGTATAGTAGATCCTTATGGAAGAACGCGGGCAGATACAGGGCATAGACCAGGAATTGCAGTTGCTGAGGTTGACCTTGATGAAGTTTATGAATATTGGGCTACAGGGGAATTAAAGAAAAGACTTCCAACGCTTAAAGATTGTTTCCTTGGTCTTCGTAAGCCTGAGACTTATGGCATACTTACCAGGCCTGACAGGGAAAATAACTGGAAACTTAAATCTCCCTTACTTTATGCTAAAGAGTAGAAAATAATATGGAGGAATTTATAATCCTAATTATAAAAAGTTAAAAAGTAATTAATCATAAATAATGGAGGTGCGAAAGTGGGATCAGATAAAAACCATGCGAAGTTTGGTTTTGCAGCATACCGTGAAATGCGAGGTAAACTTCCAAACTCGTTTCCAAGAATAATAGGACCAAATGCAATAAAATATTTGCAGGAAATAGTTGATAGTGGACTTACGGTTGATATGGTAGGACGTTTTGAAAAGGAATTTTGTAAAGCTATGGGAGTAAAACATTGTATTTCAGCTCCAGGTTGTTCGAATGCAATTCTATCTCTTGCAGAAGCTCTTAACTTTAATCCGGGGGATGAAGTTATATTTAGCCCTATTACAGATTATGGCACAATTATGGGTTTTGTTAAAAATAATTATATCCCGGTTTTTGCAGATACTGAACCCGGCAGTGTAAATGTAAGTGCCAAAACAATTGAGCCTTGTATAACTGATAGAACAAGAGCAATTGTTGTTGTTCATAAAATGGGACTAATGTGTGATATGGACCCCATAATGGAATTGGCTAAAAAACATAATTTACTGGTAATTGAAGATGTTTGCCAGGCTATTTTTAGCAAATATAAAGGAAGACTCGCAGGTACCATTGGAGATGCTGCAGCATTTTCATTTGACTGTGAAAAGACAATGGGTTCAGATATAGGAGGGTGTTTCATTACAAATAATGATGAGATAGCTAATTATGCAAGATTTCGCTGCCAGAGCAGGGGAGCAGAAATGAAAGAAGGTTTTGGACGATTGCATACTGTATGTGGAAGTGCAATACGTATGCCAAACTGTACGGCAGCAATAAATTTAGCACA
Coding sequences within:
- a CDS encoding DegT/DnrJ/EryC1/StrS family aminotransferase; the protein is MGSDKNHAKFGFAAYREMRGKLPNSFPRIIGPNAIKYLQEIVDSGLTVDMVGRFEKEFCKAMGVKHCISAPGCSNAILSLAEALNFNPGDEVIFSPITDYGTIMGFVKNNYIPVFADTEPGSVNVSAKTIEPCITDRTRAIVVVHKMGLMCDMDPIMELAKKHNLLVIEDVCQAIFSKYKGRLAGTIGDAAAFSFDCEKTMGSDIGGCFITNNDEIANYARFRCQSRGAEMKEGFGRLHTVCGSAIRMPNCTAAINLAQLEILPDNVAKRDKAIRLITEKLSTIPGIIPEKIPKYQEVWSCWMAGFRINPNVFDCSADDFARECAELGITGAGTGRYYLMLEACTFLDEYSKKKIYPYSMPPASYEYKYGPETCPNAKKYLDNWIRWSTISEKYTEGDCETVYQIVKEVAEKHYKK